One Marinibacterium anthonyi genomic region harbors:
- a CDS encoding trimethylamine:corrinoid methyltransferase, translating into MSDPTTRRRGRGGGGAARRAERTAVRIETARYIERNIPNFEILNAEALEIIETNAETVLAEIGVNFVNNPAALALWRDAGAEVEGERVRIPRGLARQLCATAPSSYTQHARNPERNVVIGGKSLVCAPVYGPPFVRDAKGGRRYATMEDFRNFVKLGYMSKWLHHSGGTVCEPTDVPVNKRHLDMLHAHMTLSDKPFMGSVTEPSRAQDSVDMCEILFGKDFVQNNTVMTSLININSPLTFDDVMMGALEVYARNNQASIVSPFIVGGAMAPVSVAGTLTQVLAEVLAGIAYSQLVRAGAPVIFGAFVTSIDMNSGAPTFGTPEASQILYGAGQLARRMNLPFRSGGALCGSKLPDAQAAYETSNTLNTALMGGVNFMLHACGWLEGGLVSSYEKFVMDADQLGVLHKLAEGIAVDENAQAMGAIAEVGPGGHYLGCAHTQANFKSAFWRSQVFDYKPFETWDEEGARDTQALASERVAKMLETYQQPTLDPAVLEALDAYVARKKAGMPDAFM; encoded by the coding sequence ATGTCAGACCCAACGACACGGCGCAGGGGCAGGGGCGGCGGCGGCGCGGCGCGCCGGGCGGAACGCACGGCGGTGCGAATCGAAACCGCCCGGTATATCGAGCGCAACATCCCCAATTTCGAGATCCTCAATGCCGAGGCGCTGGAGATCATCGAAACCAATGCCGAAACTGTCCTGGCCGAGATCGGCGTGAATTTCGTCAATAATCCCGCGGCACTGGCGCTTTGGCGCGATGCGGGTGCCGAGGTCGAGGGCGAGCGGGTGCGCATCCCGCGCGGGCTGGCGCGCCAGCTGTGCGCGACGGCGCCGTCGTCCTACACCCAGCACGCCCGCAACCCCGAGCGCAACGTGGTTATCGGAGGCAAGTCGCTGGTCTGCGCGCCGGTCTACGGACCGCCCTTTGTGCGCGATGCCAAGGGCGGGCGGCGCTATGCCACGATGGAGGATTTTCGCAATTTCGTGAAGCTGGGCTACATGTCCAAGTGGCTGCACCATTCCGGCGGCACGGTGTGCGAACCGACGGACGTGCCGGTGAACAAGCGTCACCTGGACATGCTGCACGCCCACATGACCCTGTCTGACAAGCCGTTCATGGGCTCGGTCACCGAACCCAGCCGCGCCCAGGACAGCGTCGACATGTGCGAGATCCTGTTCGGCAAGGATTTTGTGCAGAACAACACTGTGATGACCTCGCTCATCAACATCAACTCGCCGCTGACCTTCGATGACGTGATGATGGGCGCACTGGAAGTCTATGCGCGCAACAACCAGGCGTCGATCGTGTCGCCTTTCATCGTGGGCGGGGCCATGGCGCCGGTGTCTGTCGCCGGCACGCTGACCCAGGTTCTGGCCGAGGTTCTGGCGGGAATCGCCTATTCGCAACTGGTGCGCGCGGGCGCCCCCGTGATCTTTGGCGCCTTCGTGACCTCGATCGACATGAATTCCGGCGCGCCCACCTTCGGCACGCCCGAGGCGAGCCAGATCCTGTACGGCGCCGGCCAGCTGGCGCGGCGGATGAACCTGCCGTTCCGGTCGGGCGGCGCGCTGTGCGGGTCGAAATTGCCTGATGCCCAGGCCGCTTACGAGACGTCGAACACGCTGAACACGGCGCTGATGGGGGGTGTGAACTTCATGCTGCACGCCTGCGGCTGGCTTGAGGGCGGGCTGGTCAGTTCCTACGAGAAATTCGTGATGGATGCCGACCAGCTGGGTGTCCTGCACAAGCTGGCCGAAGGCATCGCGGTGGACGAAAACGCCCAGGCCATGGGGGCGATCGCCGAGGTGGGCCCGGGTGGCCATTACCTTGGCTGCGCCCATACCCAGGCCAATTTCAAATCCGCCTTCTGGCGAAGCCAGGTCTTTGACTACAAGCCATTCGAAACCTGGGACGAGGAGGGCGCGCGCGATACGCAGGCCCTGGCCTCGGAGCGGGTGGCGAAGATGCTGGAAACCTACCAGCAGCCAACGCTGGATCCCGCGGTTCTGGAGGCGCTTGACGCCTACGTGGCCCGGAAGAAGGCCGGAATGCCCGACGCTTTCATGTAA